Proteins from one Synechococcales cyanobacterium CNB genomic window:
- the fabG gene encoding 3-oxoacyl-[acyl-carrier-protein] reductase: protein MTNADDARVAIVTGASRGIGRAAAVRLAREGRRVVLVARSEGPLTEVRSTIEEAGGSAWVKAVDVGHADALAAAIDEVASELGRLDILVNNAGITRDNLLLRMTDAEWDEVLRVNLTSAFVAIRAAARPMMKNRFGRIVNIGSTSGLMGNPGQANYAAAKAGLVGLTKTVARELGSKGITCNLIAPGFVETDMTAGLPETIVEKVKETMAVKRLGTPEDIAAAVAYATSDDAGYLTGQVIAVDGGLTMY from the coding sequence ATGACCAATGCGGACGACGCCCGGGTGGCGATCGTAACCGGAGCCAGCCGCGGCATCGGGCGCGCGGCGGCCGTGCGTCTGGCGCGCGAGGGGCGGCGCGTCGTCCTGGTGGCGCGTTCCGAAGGCCCCCTCACCGAGGTCCGCTCGACGATCGAGGAAGCGGGCGGCTCCGCGTGGGTGAAGGCCGTCGACGTCGGCCACGCCGACGCTCTCGCCGCAGCGATCGACGAAGTCGCCAGCGAACTCGGCCGCCTTGACATCCTCGTGAACAACGCGGGCATCACTCGCGACAACCTCCTGCTGCGCATGACCGACGCCGAGTGGGATGAGGTGCTGCGCGTGAACCTGACCAGTGCGTTCGTCGCCATCCGCGCCGCCGCACGCCCAATGATGAAGAACCGCTTCGGGCGCATCGTCAACATCGGCTCGACCAGCGGCCTGATGGGCAACCCCGGACAGGCCAACTACGCAGCAGCCAAGGCGGGCCTCGTCGGTCTCACGAAGACCGTCGCGCGCGAACTCGGTTCCAAGGGCATCACCTGCAACCTCATCGCCCCCGGCTTCGTCGAGACCGACATGACAGCAGGCCTCCCCGAGACCATCGTCGAAAAGGTCAAGGAGACCATGGCGGTCAAGCGCCTCGGCACCCCGGAGGACATCGCCGCCGCCGTCGCATACGCCACCAGCGACGACGCCGGCTACCTGACCGGCCAGGTGATCGCCGTCGACGGCGGGCTGACGATGTATTGA
- a CDS encoding radical SAM protein produces the protein MFRANKPSRLAARGLALACLVASIPLALGGCSKPPPPPPPPPPPAPPPPPPPEPVDARAVVQALNASAAVQFVESQAPVDRSLAEAVVRLADAFARGDASAARRLLDKPAQSVLDTLVASDEWAEATSRIEAVRIVWIDDYARFSESPTAASVAFAVQEPGASYILRWDGTRVFDSWVFGGAPATPEVRVRATAWDGLAQSDYESAGGMALADGGNPFGLPEEVLAQLRAMGLDPANLDLDAIEKMLEEMGDQLPPEVVRQIRDLLRKLRDAGITPGTAPGGTQQDSERDPRRKNTPGGPITIPGG, from the coding sequence ATGTTCCGAGCGAATAAGCCGTCCCGCCTCGCCGCCCGCGGCCTCGCGCTGGCGTGCCTGGTCGCCTCGATCCCCCTCGCCCTCGGGGGGTGCAGCAAGCCGCCGCCCCCTCCGCCCCCGCCGCCGCCGCCCGCGCCGCCCCCCCCTCCGCCGCCCGAGCCGGTGGACGCCCGCGCCGTGGTGCAGGCGCTCAACGCCAGCGCGGCGGTGCAGTTCGTCGAGTCGCAGGCGCCCGTGGATCGCTCGCTCGCCGAGGCTGTCGTGCGCCTCGCCGACGCCTTCGCCCGGGGCGACGCGAGCGCCGCCCGTCGCCTGCTCGACAAGCCCGCGCAGAGCGTGCTGGACACGCTTGTCGCTTCCGACGAGTGGGCCGAGGCGACCTCGCGCATCGAGGCCGTCCGCATCGTCTGGATCGACGACTACGCCCGTTTCAGCGAATCACCCACGGCTGCATCCGTCGCCTTCGCGGTGCAGGAGCCGGGCGCGTCCTACATCCTGCGCTGGGACGGCACGCGCGTCTTCGACTCCTGGGTCTTCGGCGGTGCGCCCGCCACGCCCGAAGTCCGTGTCCGCGCGACCGCCTGGGACGGCCTGGCACAGAGCGACTACGAGTCCGCCGGCGGCATGGCGCTCGCCGACGGCGGCAACCCCTTCGGACTGCCCGAAGAGGTGCTCGCGCAGTTGCGGGCGATGGGTCTCGACCCGGCCAACCTCGACCTCGACGCCATCGAAAAGATGCTCGAGGAGATGGGCGACCAGTTGCCGCCGGAGGTCGTCCGGCAGATTCGCGACCTGCTCCGCAAACTCCGCGACGCCGGAATTACGCCGGGCACGGCGCCGGGCGGCACGCAGCAGGACTCCGAACGCGACCCCCGCCGTAAGAACACCCCCGGCGGGCCGATCACCATCCCGGGCGGGTGA
- a CDS encoding Glu/Leu/Phe/Val dehydrogenase: MTQTATPAAKPAPAVGRDPIFDELGFPTDPDNLYLQTVATMLRAAELLDLRHRVRIILAQPKNETMVHFPVRMDDGHHKLFKGYRVQHNNALGPYKGGLRFHPDVHLDDVKALALLMTMKCSLARVPFGGGKGGVKVDPRAHSPSEMERITRRFTSAIMHLIGPDFDIPAPDVGTNAQHMAWIADTYMMSQPSNTPNDALRVVTGKPVEFGGSLGREKATGQGVVDVLIEMLPELGIELKDMRVSILGFGNVGSWAGRILDELGAKIVAVMDHTGAIRNDAGFDCEALAAHVAEKGGVAGFGKGTGSGGSPRLGGQPISADEFYKTAVDVFIPAALEQMIKEREARMLDCKVVVEAANAPTVPAGDRVLSERGIEVIPAILANSGGVTVSYFEWVQNKSCVTWDAETVDKELNRHMVMAARRTVLARQRYGCDMRTAAYVAALDHIGKVYAVRGIFP; encoded by the coding sequence ATGACACAGACAGCGACTCCCGCCGCGAAGCCCGCTCCCGCCGTCGGACGAGACCCGATCTTCGACGAGCTCGGCTTCCCCACGGACCCTGACAACCTCTACCTCCAGACCGTCGCCACCATGCTCCGCGCGGCGGAGTTGCTCGACCTGCGGCACCGAGTTCGCATCATCCTCGCCCAGCCGAAGAACGAGACCATGGTCCACTTCCCCGTCCGCATGGACGACGGGCACCACAAACTCTTCAAGGGCTACCGCGTCCAGCACAACAACGCCCTGGGCCCGTACAAGGGCGGCCTGCGTTTCCACCCCGACGTCCACCTCGACGACGTCAAGGCCCTCGCTCTCCTGATGACCATGAAGTGCTCCCTCGCCCGCGTGCCGTTCGGCGGGGGCAAGGGCGGCGTGAAGGTCGATCCCCGCGCCCACTCGCCCTCCGAGATGGAGCGCATCACACGCCGCTTCACCTCCGCGATCATGCACCTCATCGGCCCGGACTTTGACATCCCCGCCCCCGACGTCGGCACCAACGCGCAGCACATGGCGTGGATCGCCGACACCTACATGATGAGCCAGCCCAGCAACACGCCCAACGACGCGCTCCGCGTCGTGACAGGAAAGCCGGTCGAGTTCGGCGGCTCGCTCGGCCGCGAGAAGGCCACGGGACAGGGTGTCGTTGACGTGCTCATCGAGATGCTCCCCGAGCTGGGCATCGAACTCAAGGACATGCGGGTGAGCATCCTCGGCTTCGGGAACGTGGGCTCATGGGCCGGGCGCATTCTCGACGAACTCGGCGCGAAGATCGTCGCCGTCATGGATCACACCGGGGCGATCCGCAACGACGCCGGCTTCGACTGCGAGGCGCTGGCCGCGCACGTCGCGGAGAAGGGAGGCGTCGCGGGCTTCGGCAAGGGGACCGGCTCCGGCGGCAGCCCGCGCCTGGGCGGCCAGCCGATCTCCGCGGACGAGTTCTACAAGACCGCGGTGGACGTGTTCATTCCGGCCGCGCTCGAACAGATGATCAAGGAGCGCGAGGCGCGGATGCTCGACTGCAAGGTCGTGGTCGAGGCCGCCAACGCACCCACCGTCCCCGCGGGCGACCGCGTGCTGAGCGAGCGGGGGATCGAGGTCATCCCGGCCATTCTCGCCAACTCGGGCGGCGTGACGGTCTCCTACTTCGAGTGGGTGCAGAACAAGTCGTGCGTCACGTGGGATGCCGAGACCGTGGACAAGGAGCTCAACCGCCACATGGTGATGGCCGCGCGGCGCACCGTGCTCGCCCGCCAGCGATACGGCTGCGACATGCGCACCGCCGCTTACGTGGCCGCGCTCGACCACATCGGCAAGGTCTACGCCGTCCGCGGCATCTTCCCGTGA
- a CDS encoding PEP-CTERM sorting domain-containing protein (PEP-CTERM proteins occur, often in large numbers, in the proteomes of bacteria that also encode an exosortase, a predicted intramembrane cysteine proteinase. The presence of a PEP-CTERM domain at a protein's C-terminus predicts cleavage within the sorting domain, followed by covalent anchoring to some some component of the (usually Gram-negative) cell surface. Many PEP-CTERM proteins exhibit an unusual sequence composition that includes large numbers of potential glycosylation sites. Expression of one such protein has been shown restore the ability of a bacterium to form floc, a type of biofilm.), translated as MKKLAVLPLVCGLAVASHASAMDYVFNFGNVLITPANPQSQNANLSPGAGWQVVGFTFDGYYNYTHSFFATDARLDIFGPGGFHYAVGGYDNYSGNPWQFGDGEGQKTHTAAIGPVNANGNWTVQIINDWAPSSGHNWSNLTVTLHMVPAPGGLALLGLAGAAAFRRRR; from the coding sequence ATGAAGAAGCTCGCTGTTCTGCCGCTTGTGTGCGGCCTGGCTGTCGCGTCCCACGCGTCGGCGATGGATTACGTGTTCAACTTCGGCAACGTTCTGATCACGCCTGCCAACCCGCAGTCGCAGAACGCGAACCTCAGCCCCGGCGCGGGGTGGCAGGTCGTCGGCTTCACGTTCGACGGCTATTACAACTACACGCACTCGTTCTTCGCCACCGACGCCCGCCTGGACATCTTCGGGCCGGGCGGTTTCCACTACGCGGTCGGCGGGTACGACAACTACTCCGGCAACCCGTGGCAGTTCGGCGACGGCGAGGGTCAGAAGACCCACACCGCGGCGATCGGACCCGTGAACGCCAACGGCAACTGGACGGTCCAGATCATCAACGACTGGGCCCCCAGCAGCGGCCACAACTGGTCGAACCTGACCGTCACCCTGCACATGGTCCCCGCGCCCGGCGGCCTCGCGCTGCTCGGCCTGGCTGGCGCGGCCGCGTTCCGTCGCCGGCGTTGA
- a CDS encoding dihydroorotate dehydrogenase — protein MNHRDSTLVTDLAGLRLRNPVMLAAGTAGTLDEMADVLDLGQLGAVVTKSITPQPREGNATWRILESKAGMLNSIGLANVGLDAFEAHVAPRIPSVPTAIVGSVAGFSVDDYVLVAGAMGEIEAIAAVELNVSCPNVRHGTEFGADPRLLRELVGAVRAALPRTRMFVKLSPVAIGTPHGIADLARAAIEAGAVPSGPNSRPGADALTIANTVPAMAIDPATRRPRLANVTGGLSGPAVHPIAVKLVYDAHRLVCRDTGTPIIGCGGVQTWDDAAELILAGASAVQMGTALFADPRSPVRVVRGLERWVGRHGTAGIGELVGGVLVE, from the coding sequence ATGAACCACCGGGACTCGACGCTCGTGACCGACCTTGCCGGATTGCGGCTGCGCAATCCCGTCATGCTGGCCGCTGGGACCGCCGGCACGCTCGACGAGATGGCGGATGTACTCGACTTGGGCCAGCTCGGAGCGGTTGTGACGAAGTCGATCACCCCCCAGCCTCGCGAGGGGAACGCGACCTGGCGCATCCTCGAATCCAAGGCGGGGATGCTCAACTCGATCGGCCTGGCGAACGTCGGGCTGGACGCCTTCGAGGCCCACGTCGCGCCACGGATCCCCAGCGTGCCGACGGCAATCGTTGGCTCCGTCGCGGGCTTCTCCGTGGATGACTACGTCCTCGTCGCGGGAGCGATGGGCGAGATCGAAGCGATCGCTGCGGTAGAACTGAACGTTTCCTGTCCGAACGTGCGCCATGGAACCGAGTTTGGCGCAGACCCCCGGCTGCTGCGCGAACTGGTGGGGGCTGTCCGGGCCGCGCTCCCGCGAACTCGGATGTTCGTGAAACTCAGCCCGGTGGCCATCGGCACGCCGCACGGCATCGCCGACCTCGCGCGGGCCGCGATCGAGGCAGGGGCTGTGCCGAGCGGGCCGAACAGCCGACCCGGCGCGGACGCCCTGACGATCGCGAACACCGTGCCCGCGATGGCGATCGACCCCGCGACGCGAAGGCCGCGATTGGCGAACGTGACCGGCGGGCTGAGCGGGCCTGCCGTGCACCCCATCGCCGTCAAACTCGTCTACGACGCGCACCGGCTCGTCTGCCGCGACACCGGCACGCCCATCATCGGCTGCGGCGGCGTGCAGACATGGGACGATGCCGCCGAACTCATCCTCGCCGGCGCAAGCGCGGTGCAGATGGGCACCGCGCTCTTTGCCGACCCACGCTCACCGGTGCGCGTCGTCCGCGGCCTGGAGCGGTGGGTGGGAAGGCATGGCACAGCGGGGATCGGGGAACTTGTGGGGGGTGTGCTCGTCGAGTGA
- a CDS encoding ACP S-malonyltransferase, translating into MNPIVLLCPGQGAQALAMGRAWHDASPEARAVFDDAERILGARLGAPLRSLCFDGPADTLNRTDVSQPAIFTVSVACLRALCAAWAVSPDELPLAATAGLSLGEYTALHAADAIAFADALELVTLRGRAMQDAAEATPSGMVALIGADEAQARAVCDTARAADILVCANFNAPGQVVLSGATAACERAVKAAESMGLRVQPLPVAGAFHSPLMAPAAERLAEALARTTIRPPRCPVLSNVTGLPHAAASDTIQGGTGVPPVPKALADSIRLRLVEQLTQPVRWADCARWLAANTAAAAMHELAPGRTLAGLMRRIDRGLKVEAHDVPSE; encoded by the coding sequence ATGAACCCCATCGTCCTCCTCTGCCCCGGCCAGGGCGCGCAGGCACTCGCCATGGGACGCGCCTGGCACGACGCCTCGCCCGAGGCACGCGCCGTCTTCGACGACGCGGAGCGCATCCTCGGCGCCCGCCTCGGCGCGCCCCTCCGATCCCTCTGCTTCGACGGCCCAGCCGACACCCTCAACCGCACCGACGTCTCCCAGCCCGCGATCTTCACCGTCTCCGTCGCCTGCCTGCGCGCCCTTTGCGCCGCCTGGGCCGTCTCGCCCGACGAACTCCCCCTCGCCGCCACGGCCGGCCTCTCGCTCGGCGAATACACCGCCCTCCACGCCGCCGACGCGATCGCGTTCGCCGATGCACTCGAACTCGTCACCCTCCGCGGCCGCGCCATGCAGGACGCCGCCGAAGCGACACCCTCCGGCATGGTCGCCCTCATCGGCGCGGACGAAGCCCAGGCCCGCGCCGTCTGCGACACGGCCCGCGCCGCCGACATCCTCGTCTGCGCCAACTTCAACGCACCCGGCCAGGTCGTCCTCAGCGGCGCGACCGCGGCCTGCGAGCGCGCCGTCAAGGCCGCGGAATCCATGGGCCTTCGCGTCCAGCCGCTCCCCGTCGCCGGCGCGTTCCACTCGCCGCTGATGGCCCCCGCCGCGGAACGCCTCGCCGAGGCCCTCGCCCGCACCACCATCCGCCCCCCACGCTGCCCCGTGCTGTCGAACGTGACCGGTCTGCCGCACGCCGCGGCGAGTGATACGATCCAAGGTGGCACAGGCGTCCCGCCTGTGCCGAAGGCGCTTGCGGACTCCATCCGCCTCCGCCTCGTCGAGCAGTTGACCCAGCCCGTCCGCTGGGCCGACTGCGCCCGATGGCTCGCGGCCAACACCGCCGCGGCCGCGATGCATGAACTCGCCCCCGGCCGAACCCTCGCCGGGCTGATGCGACGGATTGACCGGGGGTTGAAAGTGGAGGCGCACGATGTTCCGAGCGAATAA
- a CDS encoding 30S ribosomal protein S1 — translation MVDETLIASLGLTDAETDRLLAEALGKSPADAHMDAFLVDNLADLSPGKIIKGKVIGFAGDDVVLEVGLKSEGLVPREEFGDEEIKPGETVDVLLENIEGDGGLVQLSKRKADRILNWQRIIDSTKEGDVVEGQVMRKIKGGLLVDIGVPVFLPASQVDIRRPHEIGDFVGRRVRAQILKIDTERRNIVISRRKLIEEERDAAKKRLLSTLKEGDIVTGTVKNIADFGAFVDLGGIDGLLHITDMSWGRINHPSELLKIDDKIEVKILNIDMEKEKIALGLKQKETSPWEEIEKKYPVGARVTGEVVNIMSYGAFVRLDDGIEGLVHISEMSWTRRINHPSEVLNQGDKVDVVILDVDKNKQEISLGMKQTEVNPWELVGEKYPPGTIVEGAVRNLANYGAFVEIEPGIDGLLHVTDMSWTKKVTHPNEVVKKGDVVRCVVLDVDREKQRISLGIKQLTEDPWLEAIPSAYKPGMVVRGKVTKITNFGVFVELEDDLEGLLHISELADHKVENPQDVVKPGDEIDVKILRVDTADRKIGLSLKRAQWGDTTGGDERDDDSGRPAPSPKRGGMDAHDALGSDKIRLP, via the coding sequence ATGGTTGATGAAACGCTGATCGCATCGCTCGGACTGACGGACGCGGAGACGGACCGCCTGCTGGCGGAGGCATTGGGCAAGTCGCCCGCCGACGCCCACATGGACGCCTTCCTGGTTGACAACCTGGCGGACCTGTCGCCCGGCAAGATCATCAAGGGAAAGGTCATCGGGTTCGCGGGCGATGACGTGGTCCTCGAAGTCGGACTCAAGAGCGAGGGGCTGGTGCCGCGCGAGGAGTTCGGCGATGAAGAGATCAAGCCGGGCGAGACCGTGGACGTCCTGCTCGAAAACATCGAGGGCGACGGCGGGCTGGTCCAGCTCTCCAAGCGCAAGGCCGACCGCATCCTCAACTGGCAGCGGATCATCGACTCGACGAAGGAAGGGGACGTCGTCGAGGGGCAGGTGATGCGCAAGATCAAGGGCGGCCTGCTCGTGGACATCGGCGTGCCGGTCTTCCTGCCCGCGAGCCAGGTGGACATCCGCAGGCCGCACGAGATCGGCGATTTCGTCGGCCGCCGCGTGCGGGCGCAGATCCTGAAGATCGACACCGAACGCCGCAACATCGTCATCAGCCGACGCAAACTGATCGAGGAAGAGCGCGACGCCGCCAAGAAGCGACTGCTCTCCACGCTCAAGGAAGGCGACATCGTCACCGGCACCGTCAAGAACATCGCCGACTTCGGCGCGTTCGTCGACCTGGGCGGGATCGATGGACTGCTCCACATCACCGACATGTCGTGGGGTCGCATCAACCATCCCAGCGAACTCCTCAAGATCGACGACAAGATCGAGGTCAAAATCCTCAACATCGACATGGAGAAGGAGAAGATCGCCCTCGGACTCAAGCAGAAGGAAACCTCCCCCTGGGAGGAGATCGAGAAGAAGTACCCCGTCGGCGCACGCGTCACCGGCGAGGTCGTCAACATCATGTCCTACGGCGCGTTCGTCCGCCTCGACGACGGCATCGAGGGACTCGTCCACATCTCCGAGATGTCGTGGACTCGCCGCATCAACCACCCCTCCGAGGTTCTCAACCAGGGAGACAAGGTCGACGTCGTCATCCTCGACGTGGACAAGAACAAGCAGGAAATCAGCCTCGGCATGAAGCAGACCGAGGTCAACCCGTGGGAACTCGTCGGCGAGAAGTACCCCCCGGGCACCATCGTCGAGGGCGCGGTCCGCAACCTCGCCAACTACGGCGCGTTCGTCGAGATCGAGCCGGGAATCGACGGCCTCCTCCACGTCACCGACATGTCCTGGACCAAGAAGGTCACGCACCCCAACGAGGTCGTCAAGAAGGGCGACGTCGTCCGCTGCGTCGTCCTCGACGTCGACCGCGAGAAGCAGCGCATCAGCCTCGGCATCAAGCAACTCACCGAGGACCCGTGGCTCGAAGCCATCCCCTCGGCATACAAGCCGGGCATGGTCGTCCGCGGCAAGGTCACCAAGATCACCAACTTCGGCGTCTTCGTCGAACTCGAAGACGATCTCGAGGGCCTTCTCCACATCTCCGAACTCGCCGACCACAAGGTCGAGAACCCCCAGGACGTCGTCAAGCCCGGCGACGAGATCGACGTCAAGATTCTCCGCGTCGATACCGCCGACCGAAAGATCGGCCTCTCACTCAAGCGGGCGCAGTGGGGCGACACCACCGGCGGCGACGAACGCGACGACGACTCGGGACGCCCGGCCCCCAGCCCGAAGCGCGGCGGCATGGACGCCCACGACGCCCTCGGCAGCGACAAGATACGCCTGCCCTGA